A region of the Pseudomonas asiatica genome:
GACAACACCCGTCGCATCGGCCAGGGCCAGCGCCAGTGGCTGGGGATCGGCTTTGCCCCCTCGACCCTGTACAAGGTGCTGCCGGAGCTGATCCGCGAGCTGCGCCAGGACAGCGAGCTGGAACTGGGCCTGAACGAGATGACCACGCTGCAGCAGGTGGAGGCGCTGAAAAGCGGGCGCATCGACATCGCCTTCGGGCGCATTCGCATCGATGACCCGGCCATTCACCAGCAAGTGCTGTGCGAGGACCCGCTGGTGGCTGTACTGCCCAAGGGCCACCCGCTGGCGAGCAGCCCGCTTACCCTTGCCCAGCTGGCTGGCGAGGCGTTCATCCTCTACCCGGCCAACCCGCGGCCCAGCTATGCCGACCATGTGCTGGCACTGTTCGCCCACCACGGCATGAGCATCCGCGTCAGCCAGTGGGCCAACGAACTGCAGACCGCCATCGGCCTGGTGGCCGTCGGCGTAGGCGTCACCCTGGTGCCGGCGTCGGTGCAGCAGCAGCACCGCACCGATATCGAATATGTAAGCCTGCTCGACAGCGGCGCCGTCAGCCCGATCATCCTCAGCCGACGCAAGGGCGATGTGAGCCCGATCGTGCAGCGCTGCCTGGCATTGATTGCACAACAGGCCGAATGAGCGCGCTCCCTGACCTCACGCGGTCGGTTGTAGGAGCGGCCTGCGCAGGCCAGAAGAATGCGCCCCCCGGGTCATCATCAACCAACAGGAAAAACCAGCATGATTCACGGCAAGACACTGCAAGCATGGTGCAGCTCCCACCCCCTGATCGAAGACCTGGTGGCCCTGCGCGAAACCCGTTGGTTCAACCCGCACATTGCCCCTGCCGCCCAGGCCCTGGCCGATGTCGGCCTGAACGCCGCCGATGTCAGTGCCGCCAGTGCCCGCCTGGCACGCTTTGCCCCGTACCTGGCCAAGGTGTTCCCGGACACCGCCACCAGCAGCGGCATCATCGAGTCGCCACTGCGCCCGCTGCCCACCTTGCACGCCACCTTGCTGCAGGAAGCGGGCCTGCCAGCCAGCGGTTCGCTCTGGCTCAAGGCCGACAGCGAGCTGCCGATCTCCGGTTCGATCAAGGCCCGCGGCGGTATTCATGAAGTGCTCAAGCATGCCGAAGACCTTGCCCTGGCAGCCGGCCTGATCAACCTCGACAGCGATTACCGGGAACTGGCCAGCGACCAGGCCCGGCAATTCTTCAGCCAGTACAAGGTTGCGGTCGGCTCGACCGGCAACCTCGGCCTGTCGATCGGCATCATGAGCGCCAGGCTGGGCTTTCAGGCGACCGTGCACATGTCGGCCGATGCCCGCCAGTGGAAGAAGGACAAGCTGCGCGCCCATGGCGTGAAGGTGGTCGAGTACGAAAGCGACTACAGCGTGGCAGTGGAGCAAGGGCGCCAGCAGGCGGCGGCGGACCCGAGCTGCTACTTCGTCGACGACGAGAACTCGCCACACCTGTTCCTCGGCTATGCCGTGGCGGCCGAGCGGCTGGCCGTCCAGTTCGAGGCCGCGGGTATCAAGGTGGATGCCGAGCACCCGCTGTTCGTCTACCTGCCCTGCGGGGTCGGCGGCGGCCCGGGTGGCGTGGCGTTCGGCCTGAAGCTGATCTGGGGCGACCATGTGCACTGTATCTTCGCCGAGCCCACCCACTCGCCCTGCATGTTCCTGGGGGTGTATAGCGGTTTGCATGACGCCACCAGCGTGCAGGATTTCGGCATCGACAACCTGACCGCCGCCGACGGCCTGGCGGTGGGCCGCCCTTCCGGCTTTGTCGGCAAGGCGATGCAGCGTTTGCTCGATGGTTATTACACGGTCAGCGACGAGGCGCTGTACCGGCTGTTGGTACTGGCCCATGACCAGGAGAACGCGCGGCTGGAGCCTTCGGCGCTGGCGGGGATGCCGGGCATGGTCAAGGTGCTTGAATCGCCTGAATACCTGGCGCGCATGGGCCTGTCGGCTGGGCGCATGGAGCGGGCCACGCACCTGGTGTGGGGAACCGGTGGCAGCATGGTGCCGGAGGCAGAGTTCGCAGCCTATCTGGCCAAAGGAAGGGGCTGAGGAATCGTCTCTGCTTTTGATGTCTGTAGGAGCGGCCTTGTGTCGCGATGGGGCGCGCAGCGGCCCCACATTTTCAGCTTTGCCGCTAATTTCGCCGGGGCTGCTTTGCAGCCCTTTCGCGACACAAGGCCGCTCCTACACAAAGCGGGTGTTGCAGGTAGGCTCTACCCCGGCAGGCTATAACGCTCGGCAAAGTACTGCCGGAAAAAGTCCACTGCCACTCGCACCTTGGCCGAACTGGCCAGCGGAGTGGTGTACACCGCCCAGATATCCGCCGGCTGGTGATAGTCCTCCAGCACCTGCACCAGGCGCCCGTCCTGCAGGCTGTCGTGCACATCCCACCAGGAACGCAGCAATATCCCGCGCCCGTCCAGGCACCACTGGTGCGCCACTTCGCCATGGTTGCTCGACAAACCGCCGGTCACCCGCACCCCCTCCTCACCCTCCGGGCCCATCAGCTGCCACACGCCAAACGGGTGGTCGCGCTCCTTGATCACCAGGCAGTCATGGCTGGCCAGATCGCCCAGCACCTTGGGCGTGCCGCGCCGGGCCAGGTACGCCGGCGCGGCGCACAGCACCCGGCGGTTGCGCGCCAGCGGCTTGGCAATCAGGTTGGGGGCGATGGCGTTGCCCACGCGGATATCCAGGTCGACGCCTTCGGCGATCAGGTCCACCAGGCGGTCATGCACGTCCAGGCGAATGTCCAGCCGCGGGTAGCGCTCGGCCAGCTCCGACAAGGCTGGCGCCACGAAGCGCCGGCCCAGGCCCAGGCTGCTGGCGATGCGCAGTTGCCCGGCCGGCTCGCGGTGCTGGGCGCTTATGTCATCACCCATGCGCTGCACCGCATCGAAAATCTGCAACGCCCACTGGTACACCCGCTCGCCCTCCTCGCTCACCGTCACCCGCCGGGTGGTGCGGTGCAACAGGCGCACTTCCAGGGTTTGCTCGAGCATGCGAATGCGCTTGCTGATGTACGCCGCCGACATGCCCAGCTCATCGGCCACGGCCGCGAAGCTGGCGCGCCTGGCCACTTGCAGGAAGATGTTGAGGTCGTCGAGGTTGGGCAGATTATTCACGTAGCGTGTTCCAAGAATCCATGAATGGCTAGATTATCTCCGGATCAAGCCCTTATAGCATGGCCAGCACCTGTTCCCTAGACAACGAGTGCACCCCATGAGCAAGACTTTCAGAATCGCGGCAATCCCCGGCGATGGCATCGGCAACGAAGTACTGCCTGAAGGCATTCGCGTGGTCGAGGCCGCTGCGCGCAAGCACGGCCTGGACATCAGCTTCGAGTTCTTCGAATGGGCCAGCTGCGATTACTACCTGGCCCACGGCAAGATGATGCCGGACGACTGGTTCGAACAGCTCAAGGGTTTCGACGCCCTGTACTTCGGCGCAGTGGGCTGGCCTGACAAGGTACCGGACCACATCTCCCTGTGGGGTTCACTGCTCAAGTTCCGCCGCGACTTCGACCAGTACGTGAACATCCGCCCGGTGCGCCTGTTCCCCGGCGTACCTTGCCCACTGGCTGGCCGTGAGCCAGGTGACATCGACTTCGTGGTCATTCGCGAGAACACCGAGGGCGAGTACTCGTCGCTGGGCGGGCGCATGTTCGAAGGCACCGAGAACGAGTTCGTGCTGCAGGAGTCGGTGTTCACCCGCCGCGGCGTCGACCGCATCCTCAAGTACGCCTTCGATGTGGCCCAGACCCGCCAGCGCAAGCATGTCACCTCGGCCACCAAGTCCAACGGCATGGCCGTGAGCATGCCGTACTGGGACGAGCGCACGGCGGCGATGGCTGCCAATTATCCGGAAATCAGCTGGGACAAGCAGCACATCGATATCCTCTGCGCGCGCTTCGTGCTGCAACCGGACCGCTTCGACGTGGTGGTGGCCTCGAACCTGTTCGGCGACATCCTCTCCGACCTCGGCCCAGCCTGCGCCGGCACCATCGGCATCGCGCCATCGGCCAACCTCAACCCCGAGCGCAAGTTCCCGTCGCTGTTCGAACCGGTGCACGGTTCGGCGCCGGACATCTATGGCAAGAACATCGCCAACCCGATCGCGATGATCTGGTCCGGTGCGCTGATGCTCGACTTCCTCGGCAACGACGGCGCCGACCCGCGCTATCGCGCCGCCCACGACGACATCCTCAAGGCCATCGAGCAGGTCATCGCCGCCGGTGAAGTGACCCGCGACATGGGCGGGCAGCAGTCCACCCAGCAAGTGGGCCAGGCCATCACCGCGCTGGTCGAGGCCTGATCCACCAGGGCCGATTGTCAGAAGTGTCTGACAATCGGCCCTTTGGCTCTTGCGAGCGGCGTGGATTGTATGCAAAATCTGTTAACCATTAGATATTCGTAAACCATAGGTTA
Encoded here:
- the catR gene encoding HTH-type transcriptional regulator CatR; this translates as MELRHLRYFKVLAETLNFTRAAELLHIAQPPLSRQISQLEDQLGTLLVARERPLRLTEAGRFFYEQSCTVLQQLENISDNTRRIGQGQRQWLGIGFAPSTLYKVLPELIRELRQDSELELGLNEMTTLQQVEALKSGRIDIAFGRIRIDDPAIHQQVLCEDPLVAVLPKGHPLASSPLTLAQLAGEAFILYPANPRPSYADHVLALFAHHGMSIRVSQWANELQTAIGLVAVGVGVTLVPASVQQQHRTDIEYVSLLDSGAVSPIILSRRKGDVSPIVQRCLALIAQQAE
- a CDS encoding LysR substrate-binding domain-containing protein, whose translation is MNNLPNLDDLNIFLQVARRASFAAVADELGMSAAYISKRIRMLEQTLEVRLLHRTTRRVTVSEEGERVYQWALQIFDAVQRMGDDISAQHREPAGQLRIASSLGLGRRFVAPALSELAERYPRLDIRLDVHDRLVDLIAEGVDLDIRVGNAIAPNLIAKPLARNRRVLCAAPAYLARRGTPKVLGDLASHDCLVIKERDHPFGVWQLMGPEGEEGVRVTGGLSSNHGEVAHQWCLDGRGILLRSWWDVHDSLQDGRLVQVLEDYHQPADIWAVYTTPLASSAKVRVAVDFFRQYFAERYSLPG
- a CDS encoding tartrate dehydrogenase, giving the protein MSKTFRIAAIPGDGIGNEVLPEGIRVVEAAARKHGLDISFEFFEWASCDYYLAHGKMMPDDWFEQLKGFDALYFGAVGWPDKVPDHISLWGSLLKFRRDFDQYVNIRPVRLFPGVPCPLAGREPGDIDFVVIRENTEGEYSSLGGRMFEGTENEFVLQESVFTRRGVDRILKYAFDVAQTRQRKHVTSATKSNGMAVSMPYWDERTAAMAANYPEISWDKQHIDILCARFVLQPDRFDVVVASNLFGDILSDLGPACAGTIGIAPSANLNPERKFPSLFEPVHGSAPDIYGKNIANPIAMIWSGALMLDFLGNDGADPRYRAAHDDILKAIEQVIAAGEVTRDMGGQQSTQQVGQAITALVEA
- a CDS encoding D-serine ammonia-lyase yields the protein MIHGKTLQAWCSSHPLIEDLVALRETRWFNPHIAPAAQALADVGLNAADVSAASARLARFAPYLAKVFPDTATSSGIIESPLRPLPTLHATLLQEAGLPASGSLWLKADSELPISGSIKARGGIHEVLKHAEDLALAAGLINLDSDYRELASDQARQFFSQYKVAVGSTGNLGLSIGIMSARLGFQATVHMSADARQWKKDKLRAHGVKVVEYESDYSVAVEQGRQQAAADPSCYFVDDENSPHLFLGYAVAAERLAVQFEAAGIKVDAEHPLFVYLPCGVGGGPGGVAFGLKLIWGDHVHCIFAEPTHSPCMFLGVYSGLHDATSVQDFGIDNLTAADGLAVGRPSGFVGKAMQRLLDGYYTVSDEALYRLLVLAHDQENARLEPSALAGMPGMVKVLESPEYLARMGLSAGRMERATHLVWGTGGSMVPEAEFAAYLAKGRG